The DNA sequence CCAAGATGGAAAAGGTCTGCACCTCCTTTTGCCCCACAAACCTTTTGCCCCACAAAAACCTCCTTTTGTTCACACAAACCTCCTAAGTAATCTCCCTCAATCTCTGATCCACTTTCAACAGAGCAcaaggatggaaggaaggaaaagcaaCTCTTCTGCCTATGGAATGACAGTTAAGGAGCAGCAATTTAATTAAACAAACAGGCCCACCAAATTTTCCTATCCTTCTGTAGTGAAGTTTCAGAGAAGTCGCTACAACCTCAGAACACATTAACTTTGTGTTTATATGATTTCCCAAATGTGTAAGCAAGATGTGAATTACATGCATCTCAAAACAGCTGTGCATCACAGGATAGTTATGTTACTAGTTACTGACACATAGTAAGGGAGTACTGAAAAACAGAGCTACAGAAAACCCACATACCGCCACTCTACATCTAGGTCTTCACTCATACTGGAATCATCCTCCAGATTGTTATTTCCATCCAACATGAAAAAGCCAGGATGTACAAAATGGCTAACTTGATCATTTTCCTCATCGCTGCTACTTTCAATTTCTTCATGGTACTGCAGCCAAGGAATCTCACCATCCTCCAAAGATGTCTGTTCCCTTTATACAAAAATTAGAAAAGCTATACAAAATGAAAGTAAAACTACATGTAAGCAATTGTACAGAAAGTGGTTGTTATTTATGCCAAGCGCCCATATTTTGTCCAGGTGGTTACAGACCAACAATACCAGGCAGCCATTTGTCACAGATGGCAGCCCATCCAATTAAGTTGAGAGTGATGACGGTCAATAACTAAAATCCATATATTTACATAAAGAAAAAACTGCAAGTCAAGGACGTACATGTGTGGAGTATTAGGATCCAACATCAGCAGACACAGCTGCAAAGATCTGAACACCACCCCTAACATATTATGCAAATGGTTCATGCAAtattcaaggtattgctgtaaaaATATTCCGCTCTACTCAGAGCCAGTTCCAGCTTTAAGGGGATGCTCAAAAAATACCTTCTATGggcaatcgcgccccgcctccacaaaactggaaatgatcgctccactttcactttttgaagactggggagccctactgggtcatgcagggctccccgggaggctgctgcagggactggtaagcaaatgccagtccctgcaaccccaaGCTCTTAAGGGGTtggaggccagggccctcaggctggggcatcgtgacgctcaagtctgagaagccctggcATAAAACATTCTTAACTTCAAATCTCTTCAGAGTGATGACTGTGCAACGAGTGTTAATGAAGAAAGACATGATGCATTTCTGCTATGCACTCCTACTTGTACTAAGTGGGGTTCTAAGCACTGTGGAGGGTGCCCGCACAAAgacccttctctccccccactttttctcttttcttcctcttctatGCCTATTGTGTGCTGAGTGGATCCTGATCCTTTGTGCTTCCTAAGCTACTTTTATACAAAGCATAATGACCCAAGCTCTCTGCATTGGTCTTGGAAATTGGAGATCCAAGCAATTCCCCTCTTGATGGAGATGGGCCAAATAAAATACCATTTGTAAACATCTACATTAGACTAACTCTTGCTGAATTGCCTGCATTTGGATTTTCTTTTGCTTACCAATCACATAACCTACTATCTGTCTTTATACAAAAGGTCAACAATATCAAATGATTTACAAAAtagctgctattttaaaaagctGTCAGAGCTGTGCATTCAAGAACACAGGAGCCTCTTATCAAAGCCACAGCATAAGAGTCACGATTTGTTATAATGTAGAGTCATGTGACATAGGAAGGTCATTAGAATGCAAGCAAAACAATTTCCTTTTCAAATGCATTATAGTGTAGGTGGACAAAATTAATGGCCTTAACTACATTTTTCTTTCAATTTGGAAGAAAAATGTATCGCATGATTCATTCTGATACCTCACTAGTGTTCCCCTCCCTTTTTATGCAATAGTACTCTTACTGCTCCAAAACCAGAAAAGCAATTGACAATACAAAAGACAGGGTCATTACAATCCTTACTAAATGAACTCTAAGTACTGTGCAACTACTTATGCAtgcacatggcacactgacattgCTCTtaagaaaatgagaaaaatggATCATAGCTAAGAGCATGTTGCATTATTGCTTTCTTTACTAATAAGCAAAGgaaaacttttaaaatattgtCTCTCTCTTCTACGCTGGGCAAGtatagaattaaaaaaacaagcacacCTCATCCTCTGAAGAATGCAGGACCTTATCGAAAAAGATCTGTCATAACAAAAGCCAATGTCACTAACTTACACAACAGAAGTATCCAAGcactccccccttttttgatATAAGCAAGTATGCGTCCACTACAACATCCTAGAGTTTCATCAATTTTCATCAATTTATTTTCTTTCAAATTAAGAATAATGGCATTGATTATGTAACATTAATTTTGCTTTCATATGTAATAGAAAATGCAACCAGAAAAGATGAAGACAGTTAAAGAATTAGATGAACTGTGCCAAAATTTATAAAGTTTTCTTACAATTCTATGTGTTGTCCTTTAAACACATCCCATTTGTGCAGGGAGAGAGGCGATTCTttgcttctctttccttccctctgcAGCTTCCTGCAATTCCCCAAATATCAGTTAAAGGGTCTCCCAAATctcaggaatatttttttttgggagggggggagaagtaCAGAGAGAAGTGGAGACTGGTCAAAATTGCTCCTTAAGCCCTGCACAATGACTCCTTCTGCAAGTTGAAGACTACCTTAGGATATAAACCCAGCATTCCTCAGGAAAGGGACACAAACAAGTCTGATCAGGAAGGCAGCTTGTTTCATTATGATTTGAAAATGACTGAATTTTTTACTACAGGAGATGATCTCTACAATGCATTCCTTTCACTGAAATTATGCTACCACAACTGTCTTGTTTTTAATGTCAAAATCTCCATGTACATTAGAGCAACTAATCTATTTCCAACCATTGCCTTTCTTCTCTGACAAAGAAATTTAAGAGGTTAGATGAAACAGACTTTAGTGATACTGTGCTATATTTGAAGCAGAATTGAACTACTTTAATATTTACCGCTTCTTGGTGCATGCATCACTGTTATTTATTAGCACTGTAACTGCCCTTATTGCCTTTAGCAATTACTACTCTAATCTTGACAGCTCACCTTGAAGCTGGGTAACACACACAAGAGCAACATCCGTGACAGCACATTTGATCACAGCTAAGTTATGAAGAGTTAATCTACAGATTCAGTGTAAGTATGTATAGTAGTAAAATATTATCAGTATTATACCACTTCAGAACTCAGATGGAGGGAATGCACATTTGAATGTTCCTCCCTGCACTGTAAGAGGAGTGCTAGTGTTCTAATGATGACACACTCATTTTCTAAATACACGGTTTGTTTTTTTATAAGAAATTTGATAATTAAAcatttaattaatgattaatTTGACCATTTGATATGTTGACATTTCTGACAATACCCAAAGATAAGCAAGCAATCAGCTGAAAGTTGTAACCATTCTGAAAGCAGTATTTAAAGTCTACTTTAATTACATACAAAGAAGGTCCCGCATGTATGCAATATTAAGAAGCACAACATAAATCTTTCCTTTATGCTCAGAACATTGGGTAACAGTGCCTAATGCTATTGGTTGCAAACGGCAATCAGTAAGCTAATCATGTAACACCCAACAAGTACCTTGGTGACAAACCGGAATGTCAAAGTCAGGATCTATTCATTTCTTGCCAATCATACCCAACTAGCCTCAAGAAGTCTATGGCATCACTAGATGATGCTCCCATTAATGAGGTAAAATTCTGCAACTTAACAGGATCACGCAAGGTTGGATTCAGTATGGTTCTGGCAATGAACTAGGCATGTGAATGCTGCAGAGCTCTGTGTACCAAGGAGATCTGCATAGTGCACTTGAATTACAGATACACACCTTTTCACAGGGCCATGTGCTGAACAAGATTGGAAGATGTTTTTTGATTCTGTTCTTCTATCCCTAACCATGGCACTATGAAGTACTGATTGGGATATTAGTAAGCCACAAAGCCCATGATCTCCTACTCTGCCAACGGGAAAACATTGTCCTACTGTTCCTCTACAACACCACCAATGAAGCCTTCACAGAATTGGCATTTAGCCTTAACTTTCTTCGTAGATTGACACCTTGAGAAGTATCATGTAAGACTAGACTGAAGAAGAGTTCTAACTGACAGCCTTGCTCTGTAATATGCAAAGGATGATTATCAGAGACAATCAAAATATCAGTCATGCCGTATTTATACCTTTCAAAAATGCAAGAAGAAAATGTTGACCAGtaatccaaataaataaatacaaaataagtGGTCTGCATTCAAAACCAATATTAAAAATTATGACACAAGCAGAAGGAGAAAACAGCTTGCAATTCAAATTTTCTGATCTTTAGCTTTAAACCTAAAGACAGAACACTTTCCATGGTGAGAGGAGCACATGACTTTCAAAGATGGCCTCCTACTAAGGTACTATGTGtgcttgtgggtgggtgggatgggctATAGTACAAGACCTCCTCCAAAATGGGATATCTAGAAGTTAGTTATAAATTGTACTCATTACTCAATGCTCTTAGTAACCTGACTGTTTCACATAATTTCCAATACCATATACATAAGTTCATGTTTTAAATGGCAAGCATTATGGCATGACATATGCAGTTCAATCAACATTTAACTAAATAAGCTCACTGTCTGCAATAGAAAGACATACCCTGGTTGGAAAGCAAACTCATTGTGCTCTTCTTCCACACCACTGTTGTCACTGTGCACCTCGGGTTCCAGCTCCTCTTTTCCTGGAAGTGTCTCCCAGCTCTCATCACTGGAGGACTGATCTTTCATGGCCACAGCAAAATAGGAGGGCAGAGATGCAGACCATTCACCATCACTGCATTCAGAGCTGCAATGCGAGAGATTCTATTTGCATTTAAAATGATGGATTTTTAAGCTAAGTTAACAATGTTGCTACGTGACAGCCAAGCAAAGTACTTTTAAGTTCCAATTTTGAGAGCTCTAAGCTCAgcaatcctactgaaatcaacATTTGAATGTGTTTAAATCTGATTGGATCATGACTGTGGTTCTTATGTTAGCAAAGAATAACTTCCAACTACAGGCGTCCCCCCCATAACCTGGGAGATATATTCCCCCTTCCCCGCAGATGCAGAAACCGAAGATAAATTTGAACCCTACAAAAGGGTTGAAAAATTCCCCCATTTCTTATCTTCTTGTatttgcagccttcctgggtctcGATGGTTCTTTGCTGACTACAAAATGGAAACAGGAAACACAGGCACTCACAAGAAGTGAGGCAGGGGACTGAAAAGAACACAACGCTAAGGTCTTTGAACTCTATGATAAGCACCATATTCTTTTCAGTCCTTTGCCTTGCTTCCTGTGAGGGtctcctgcttccattttgtagTCAGCAAACAGCGACTGAGACCCAGGAAACACCAACAGGTAAGTAATTTGTGTAACGGGGGGTGCAAAGGGGGCATTTTTCAACCACAGATATTGAAACTGAGGATACTGGATCCATAAATACAGGGGACACCTCTATAGAAcacatttcgggggggggggtaatcactAGCACATTTCCACTAGAGAACAAACTTAAAGCTTCTACTTATCTTATTGAATCCTTCATCTTACATTCTACTAAAGGAGGGTTTTCCCTCCCAAGTCTATACACCTTCTGAAAAAAGACACATTGCACATTCTAATTTCATTGGgtgaagaaaaaaatatcaaGGATCTTGGTGAGAAGAGACAACTGACAgtcctctaggacagtgtttctcaaattctcTGGGGGAGTTTGacagccactaagtctttgcaggggagggagggaggcagtgggggcgggggaaagaCAGCAACGTGATACCCCGGATTGCGcctctcaggggggctgcagggactgggatgtacacACCTGTCCcttcagcagccttcctggggtgtgggaagccctgcgtgagtgcctgcaggactccccagccactttgaagtgaaagtagagcgatcgcgctccacttccagttttgctgccttccccgctgtcaccgccccttaaaggggcagaggccaggaccctcaggctagGTGTTGTgaagccccagtctgaataccactgctctaggatGTTAATGTTATGGGAAGAACATACAACTGGGAAGAAAACTTAAATCACCTAAGCTGGCAATATTTATTAGCATCACACCACACCACAGAAACTACCCTCatctagttttttcccccctctacaaaacagaaacatgacacatcagaaaagccctgctagatcaggccaaagggggcccatctagtccagcttcctgtatctcacagcagcccaccagatgcctcagggagcacacaagacaagaagacacaacctgcatcctggtgcatccgTCATGCCACAGATTGCCCTGACCTTTGTACTGACCAGCCACACAtgccagaaatccaggcacaaagcctgcttgCATGACAGATCCTGGAAGTGGCTGGCCAGCGCAAAGGCCCCCAGGAGGCCGGTAAGCTCCGCCTGTGCCAGGGATGCCTTTAATGGTCCCTCATGGGAGATGGCTGCCTGAGGCCCTCACCACAGGCTGTGTCAGGGAGTGACATGCATGACTTACCTGAAAAGGTCACTGTGAAGACAAATGAAGTCTTAGAACCGCTTGCACATACTAAAACCTCCCATTCCTTGAAAATGCAGATAATGGTTATCCATGCTTTGGCCATGTTAGATGTATGCAGCTGTCCTTGAAGAGCATTTGGAAATTATCTGGTCCAGAATGGTGTGATCTGGTTGCTGTTGGGGACCTCATGGGTGAAACATATTACTCTAAACTTGTAGGAATAACACTGGTTCCTCCTCTGTTTCCAGGTTCAATTTAAGGTGCTAAGGTGATAAAGTCATAGACTTTAAAGTCAAAGGTGTGTGCCTTGGGCATCTCAAGGACTGCCTCCTGCCATATAAAATCTATCACTTCAGATCATTAGGGAAGTCTCTGCTCTACATACCACTGCTGACTATTTGTATGTATGCAACAATGCATGGCAAGGGCTTCCCTGTGGTAGCCTCTGGCTCTGGAACAACTGGAAGGTCTTCCCTCTTTGAAGACTGTTAAAGATACACTTGTTCCACCAGGCTCATGGAGAAAGATCATGCCAGGGAGGACAGCTTACAGAGAAGTGAGGTTTTAGCTGCCACCTAAAGACTATCTTAAGTTGTCCATACAGAAACATCTATAAATGCTGTTTTACTGTGATTTGTTTTTAAAGGTGTTTTATTTCAGTTCGGTATTTCTtttttgttagctgctttggagTCTACCAAGATGAAAAGCAGGATAAACATGGGGACAAAAATTTCCTCAGATTCCTTTCTAAAAATGGCTACTTCAAACAACTGATATCAGGCTGAAAttcaatgcacactttcctgagagtaaatcctaGTGAATTGTAActgtcctcccaccacaggatgcagcgcacgacccattggtatagctgcaccggccctgaaaaaatggataggactgggcccttaactGGCTTTAGAAATACTCAAAGTCAATACAAAAAGCCTATCTTAAAATCACTAAGAACTTCCCAACTAACTTAAAGGACAGGAAGAATGCATATGTGGAAAGGTTCATCCATATGTTCACCATGGCTTTGTACAAAAGAATTTAAAACTAAGGCGTTATATGTTGCATCCCAATAGGTTGTCTGGCATTGTACTGTATTTTCAATTGCTCCAGCAGCACAGAAGATAAATGAAATACTTCCATCTGTTCTTTATTCCCTCTTGCAAAGGAGCACATGCTCATTACATTAAAGTAGTTCAATTAAACTAAAAAAACCCTAAGAATGAACAAGCAGGGTGCTGGTAGCTTGATGGAACAAATATCTTAGACATTAATCAAATAGTTTCCAGACATTGCTATTTCTGGGAGCAAAAACTAAGTAATTTGGATTCCCAACCACCTTGCTACAGGAGGGTCCAGACACACATATACGCATACAGTATCATATCATATACGGCAGCCACTAAACAGTTTAATACTTGAGGTATTTTCAAATGATACCCTTCAAGATCACACTTTCagttatgctcccccccccattacttaGTCACTTGGAATTATGGCATCATTGTAAAAATTGTAGCACActttaattacatttaaaatcCAAGTTCCCTACCTAATTACACTGCACAGTGCACAGTGCACACCCTCTTAGCACTGAGGAAATGATCAAGAGCCAAGCTGGAAATATGCCAAATTAGAGTATCATCACAGACACttctatttctttcttttcttgagTGTTTGAACAAATTAACTTTGAATCATGAAGCAGATTTAGCATGGGAGAAACCCTATGATACTTTTAATTAAAAGAAGGGTATATTAAAAATGCAATCTGAAAGAAGTACATGGACATTTCATGGATGCTTTTCATTTAAGTTTGGGCTGCCTGTTCTTGAATATAAATACTTTCAAAAACCTACGGTTATGAACCTGCAGCACACCCAGTTAAACAGATGAGAAAAGAAAACTGTATCCTACTGTATTTTACAGTAGGATACAGTTTCCTACTGTAGGAAACTACAGAGTAGTTTCCTTCTGTAGGATACTACAGAGTATCCTACTGTATTTTACAAATATAACAGGTggattgttttttaaagaaatcagaGCATTTAAACCAGTTTCAGAACCATCTGAACTAATGATGGCAAGCCAGCCAGTTTCTATACACCTCCCAATGTTATGCACATTGCTATAGCAAACCCAACCTCAATTTTTCCACACCTATAGTGTGCAATTAAGGTCCAAGACCAAGTTTGTGAATTTCCATTTACAATAACACATGCCCCAATCAACAGGCaaaaaaaaggtcaacaggcatgtggatgagggagaacccatggacattatatatctggactttcagaaagcgtctgacacggtccctcaccaaaggaaactccatagtcaaggaattagagggcaggtactctcctggattaggaacaggttgaggtccaggaagcagagagtgggtatcaatgggcaattttccacaatggagagaggcagaaagtggagtgccccaaggatctttcctgggactggtgcttttcaaactgttcatcaatgacctggagatagggctaagcagtgaggtatCCAAGTtagcagatgacaccaaatttttccgagtggtgaagaccagaagagattgtgaagagctccagaaggatctctccacactggcagaatgggcagcaaaatggcagatgcgtttcaatcaTGCACATTcttggcaaaaaatcaaaactttacatataggctaatgggttctgagttgtctgtgaaagatcaggagagagatcttggggtgcttgtgcacagttcaatgaaagtgtcaacccaatgtgtggcggcagtggagaaggctaattccatgcttgggatcattagaaaaggcattgagaataagacagctaatattgaaATGCTGtagtacaaatagatggtaaggtcACTTCTGGTATATTGCGTACAGTTACCTGAactaggggacagccactaaagtcgagtgttgggaaagttaggacagacaaaagaaaatatttctttacccagcgtgtaattagtctgtggaactctttgccacaggaagtagtgatggcatcttgcctagatgcctttaagagggattggacaaatttctggaggaaaaattcattacgggttacaagtcatagtaggtatgtgcaagctcttgattttagaggcaagctgcctctgattgccagatgcaggggaaggcaccaggatgcagactgtctgttgtcttgtgtgttccctgaagtatttggtgggccactgtgagatacaggaagctggactagatgggcctttggcctgatccagtggggttcttcttatgttcttatgttaatcagACAAGTTCAGGAATAGGATACAAGAATATAGTCTGGGTATCTAAAGAggcaaaaactgtggataataaTGCCACTTAGCTTTAGGTTTCCTTTCTGACTATGGTGCTAATATTTTACTTTTGTGATTCTCTGCTGTTATATAGAGATAATGCCTTGCAaagctgtaaagcaggggtgctcaataggtggatcgtgatctactggtagatcgcgaggcaaaatgagtagatcgtggagccctgtctctccaaactgttaatatgtcattttgtctagtgactagacaaaactgacatatttagctgacactaaactgacactgaaactgacactttagctgctcttcaagcatgcagcaacaaaactgacaaaactgactagactctagtcagtttcatcagttttgtggtgctgcatgccggaagagcaggagctaggctgcaggagggaggtgtctgtcagacgcttccttcccacCTGGTAgctctccgggccttgctgggtttcaaagtagctctcgagccaaaaaagtgtgagcacccctgctgtaaagcactttggggCTATAGAGACAATACACCAAAGaccagaaaatggaaaaaaaaaaaggatgtttaCACATCTGTTATTAAAACTTTGTACTTGTACAACTCCATCAATAACTTcagcatgcctccctccccaaacttctggaaAGTGATAATTCCCTTCGTCTGTTCTTCCCCACACGATCCCCCCTCCCATGCTCAACTGGGGAGAACATCCCCAAGCCAGTTGTAATTTTTGTAGGTTTAGTTATAATGCTATGTTGACAGATGATGTCTAGAGGACGACTAATAATTCAGCACACATTCTCTATAATAGCCAGCAAACACTATTATAAACACCAAGGTAGAGAATTGCAAACTGTTATAGACAGCAATgaagtcatttttttaaactgcaaaaaCAGACTTCTAACAAACAAagcatttaaaacaaatatttaaaataacttCAGGATATGAGTTTATTAGTTTTTGTCTGTGCAGACGTAACCTCAGTGAGAAAAACAAAGTACATATTGTAATTATTAAAAAGCGCACAGCACTTTTGTGAGGGATGCTGCTGCAATTCTCCTGAGCCATGTTCAGAAACAAATTTCAGGGGCTCATGAGAGCCTGCCTCCAAAGATAGGACAACTATATAGGGCCTCAGTCTAAGTGGTAAAGAATTGCAGGCCCGCTCTCTCCTTATGTAGCTCTGTTACTTTAAATGGGTAAATTTCGATGCTGCTGGGGCAACAACCAAGGTCGTGAAGGGAAAACTACCCCCTCTGAAGTCCCTGTGGCAAAGCTGGCTCCCACTCTACATGCTCAGTTTTTGCTCCTGCAACACTGGAAAACAGTCCTCATGTAACAAACTGAAGTGACTGAGCTTCATTACATTAAAATAGGGTAGAACAGAGATTTCTTAAAGGGTTTACCTAGAAAACTGGGGGAGATGAATGAACTCTCCACATTGGGATCCTCCTGTTTCGTGGAGGGACCCTTTCAATGAAATATCATTCCTAAGCAATATCATTTCTTGCTTTGTCAGAAGACAGCCATTAGGGCCTTGGACGAGACATCAAGAGATTTCTGACTTGAGGAAATAAGGTTGTTCCTTAACAAGTCTACTAGAGATGATCTTGGGAAGCTCACTCATCTCTAGTTCGTGCTGCTGAGGGAAGATGGAACAGATTAAACAAGATCCTGCCCGAGTCATAAACCCATTGCAGAAAACCCAGTTGCAATCAACATGGTATATCATACAAAAGTCTGAAAGGAGATGGCAAAGAAAAGTTAAGCTTTCCAACAATGTGTTAacttaaaattaacagttttaaatGTTCATATTAATTGCTAACGTTAGGTTTGCATATATTCTTACCTGTCTTCATCTTTGTTGGAGCCAGACAAATTTTTGCCACAGTCTTCAAATTCATCCCAGAAAGCATTATCATCGCCTTTACTTTTACTGTCTTGAAGAGTTATATTTTGTTTCCGAAGTTCACTCTTTGTTTTCTGACCTCCTTCATAGTCTCTTGGATCAAAGAACATACTAGAACTGAATTTTTCTTTCCCCTGTTTCAAGACACATTCTGCACTGTGTTGCTGGATATCCACATTCTCACTCCACCTTCTAGAACTAatcttttcctcttcttcttttgtAACAGATTGTTTTCTATCTAACTGGTTCACAGGATTTTGTTTTCTGACTTTGGGCCTTACTACCAGTTCAGATGAACTCTCCTGGTCCATCTTCACATTATTAGTACTCAACTCATTACAAATCCGTACTGCTGTCCTAACTGCAGGGTCAACTGCATTTTTTTGCTGTTCCAAATCACATGCAGTACTAAGGTTATTTTTTACTAGAGAGTCTTCTTCATTGGATATTTTCAGAAGTGTCTTATTTGGGTGATCAGTATCCAAGTCCATGCTAGAATGTCTCTTGAAAGGCACTGGTCTTAAGTCTTCAAAACTTCTGCTTACGGCATTATGATCGAAATAGGACAGATGTGACTGCAGATCACTGAAAGAGTCCATTCCTTTCTCCAGCTCAGAAAGCATACTATCCAATGCCTCTTGAAATACTCCAGGTTCTTCTTTAGCTATGGAAGGGTCAGTCTggtcaccctcatcctctccatcACTGCTATCTGGCTCGTAAGAGTCAATGTTTACAAAGGCAATTCTATTCTGACCATTCAGGTTGTTATGCTCTCCAGTATACTCTGCACAATCATCAGAAATAGCATCTGGGTTTAAATTGTTACTCAGAGTTTGGCTATCTGCCAAATCGTAACATGATGCAGAAAATGGAGAGGTATCTGCGTCCATCACTTGGCCCGGTCCAGCTTGACTAACAGGGTCTTCTGATTCACTGTTGGTTAGCAGTGGCACATCTGCCAACACAGAACATGCTTGGACGATTGGACTGGAACCTTTATAAAAAGTGTAAAGAAAGCATAAGCCGGAATAATCGAACCAGTTTACTCATAATAAAACTGATACTTGTTGATGTTCAACCCAGATGTTGCCATTATTCTTTACATTCttaaaaatgaataattagaCCATATGTAAAGTCACACATTACCAACATCATTTGATGAATGGACAGTGCCAGACCTGCAGTTTATATTTCTATATTGCCTAAATATATTTTTAGCAGTATTATGTTTCTAATGGGAAAAGTCAGTAACACTTTTCCCCACCAGGAATACAAATATTTCATGCAGGGTATGAAGTATGGGGGTGGCCATGCAGAAAAAGTTAGATCAAAGCATACTTCTGAATTAGCATACAGTATTAAATTTCCACCTTGGTAAGAATATCCCTGCACCCGAAACCTAATCCAACCACCTAGTGCAGCCAGATAAAGATGTTTACTCAAATATCTTCAGAACAGAAAAACTCATCATCAACATCTATTAagattaaacacacacacttt is a window from the Tiliqua scincoides isolate rTilSci1 chromosome 2, rTilSci1.hap2, whole genome shotgun sequence genome containing:
- the PJA2 gene encoding E3 ubiquitin-protein ligase Praja-2, which encodes MGQEAGKPTWPKPAGGYQTITGRRYGRRHAYVSFRPSLTNQERNSNQHGGECEGLELDDVQKENSLCSSPIVQACSVLADVPLLTNSESEDPVSQAGPGQVMDADTSPFSASCYDLADSQTLSNNLNPDAISDDCAEYTGEHNNLNGQNRIAFVNIDSYEPDSSDGEDEGDQTDPSIAKEEPGVFQEALDSMLSELEKGMDSFSDLQSHLSYFDHNAVSRSFEDLRPVPFKRHSSMDLDTDHPNKTLLKISNEEDSLVKNNLSTACDLEQQKNAVDPAVRTAVRICNELSTNNVKMDQESSSELVVRPKVRKQNPVNQLDRKQSVTKEEEEKISSRRWSENVDIQQHSAECVLKQGKEKFSSSMFFDPRDYEGGQKTKSELRKQNITLQDSKSKGDDNAFWDEFEDCGKNLSGSNKDEDSSECSDGEWSASLPSYFAVAMKDQSSSDESWETLPGKEELEPEVHSDNSGVEEEHNEFAFQPGEQTSLEDGEIPWLQYHEEIESSSDEENDQVSHFVHPGFFMLDGNNNLEDDSSMSEDLDVEWRLLDEFGDGLGVAQAISYVDPQFLTYMALEERLAQAMETALAHLESLAIDVEQAHPPASKESIDCLPQIIITEEHNAVGQEQCCAICCSEYIKEEIATELPCHHFFHKPCITLWLQKSGTCPVCRHVLVPVLPETTTPTVTFLPDHDSTSSVHGTSGTQ